In the Sulfobacillus thermosulfidooxidans DSM 9293 genome, TTCGCAGCACATATTGCCAATGATTCCGGAGAAGCGGGAATTGGTTGGCGCATTGAAGTGGGGGCCAAAATCGTCATTCTAGCTCTTGCATTGCCGTTAATTAGTGCCATTTTGCACACGGTCTTGAAAATGATTCCGTCATGAGGAGTGGGGACATGCTAAAGCGCCTTTGGATTTGGATCGTGGCGATGGGGATGATCGCGGGATTATCTCCGGCGGTTTATGCCCAAGGGATCGATACGCTCGTACAACACCAAGCGCAAAGCGTTAATACCCAGTCGCTGGATCATCAAATCTCCCAGCTCGTTAATCCCTATCCTCAAATCCATATCCCTACCGTCTCGGAAATGGCTTCGGACCTCCTGCATCACAAAAATCCCTTTCCGCTGAAGACCTTGTTGTCCGCTATGGGGCAAGCTATTGCCGGAGATTTAGCGCAAGAAGGTCGGGTATTAGGGGTCATTTTTCTGCTTTCAGTGTTGGCGGCGATTTTAGCAAGGTTGACTCAATCCATTGATGGAGCGGGACGAATTGCCGAGTTGTCGGAAATGGTGGTGGTCTCCGCTCTCATTCTGATTGCGTTGCATGCCTTTGGGGTGGCATTGTCTATGGTGCATCACCTGTTGACGGATGTGGTGCATCTTATGGAAGCTTTAATTCCCCTTCTTGTGGTATTGATGGCGGGCAGTGGGGCAGTGGCATCTGCCGGCATTTTTCACCCCGTGATGATGCTAACCGTCAATTTGGTAGCGGTTTTGACCCGATCATGGGTTCTGCCGTTAGTGTTGCTTGCGACCATTGTGGACTTGGTTGGCCACTGGCTCCCTAATTTTTCCCTAAAAAATTTAGCCTTGCTGCTACGTCAAACCGGTCTGACCTTATTGGGCGGGTTAATGACGTTGTTCCTGGGGGTGATGGCGGTAGAAGGCTCGGCGGGCTCAGTGGCAGACGGCGTCACATTACGTACGGGGAAATTTCTGGCCAATACCTTTGTGCCGGTGGTTGGCAAAGCGTTTTCGGATGCTATGGAAGCCGTTCTAGGTTCCTCGATGTTGCTCAAAAATGCGGTTTCGGTTGTCGGGGCTTTAACCATCATTGTCCTTGTGGCATTTCCCTTGATCAAGCTCTTCATTATGATGGTGCTCTATCGTTTGGGGGCTGCGGCAACAGAACCCTTAGGTGTAAGCGGGGTTAATAAGACTTTAGAAACGATGGCCACGGCAGCGGGATGGTTGCTAGCAATTACCGGGTCCGTGGCGCTCATGTTCTTTTTGATGATTACGGTTGTGGTGACCGCATCCAATGGAGTGGGACTGTAATGATGGCTTTAATTGGGCACTGGGTGAAGTCGCTGATCATTATCGTATTGCTTGGCAACCTTGCGGAATTTATTCTCCCCAAGGGCGATTTGAAAAAGTATGCGGGGCTCATCGTGGGTTTGGTTTTGTTGTTAGCCATGGTTTCTCCCATTTGGAGTCTGATGCACCAACTACAACATTCTAGCGCGCCCAGCGCGTTGTTAGGACCGGGAACAGGCGCCAATTTTACTGCGCTGGTACAACAAGAACAGCTAGCTCAAGCGGAAGCTATGGTGATGAGTTATCCCCAGGTCATCTCCTGCCAACTGACCAGGAGTAGTCCTCTACATTACCAGGCCCTGGTGAAAACGAGTGCACCTCTTGCCACCCACACGCTGTCGCAGTATGTCCAAGACGCTTTAGCGATAACGACGGGAGAGAGTGCCTCTAGCCTTCACGTCCAGCTCATTGTTGTGAATCCTGCACTAAAACGCACCGTGACACAAATCAAACCATAAATGCGGAGCACTACACAGGCCATAAGGGGAAGATTGCAATGTCCAACAATTTTCAGGAATGGTGGAAAAAAATTTCGGCGCAGGACCGACCTCAATTATACCGCCTTATCGGGATCGGGCTATTAGGAGTGTTGTTGTTAGGATTCGGCAGTTTTGGTCCTTCTGTTCCGTCGCCGCCTCATTCATCGGCACCGGTGACGAGTAAGGGTCCTTTAGTGGCCCAAGAACAAGAAGTCTCTTCACAACTCCGTCAAATTTTGGAGGCTATTCCCCAAGTTCATCAGGTTTCTGTGGCTGTGACCTTAAGTCGCAGTATGACGTCACAATATGCCTCATCAAATGCCAGCGGCCAGGGATCCTCTCCGGTCGTCCTGACAACCAATTCTGGGGAGACTGTTGTGCCCCTCGATGAAATTGGCCCGGCTGTGGAAGGTGTCGTTGTGGTCAGTCCGTCGGCTCATAATCCGTTAATTCGCGCGGAGCTGGCCCAAGCGGTCGAAACGTTACTACAAGTGCAACCCTACCAAGTGCTCATTTTGCCATCGACCTAACCTTGGTTCATACGAAATTCATGATTGAGAGGAGAGAATACGATGAATCGTCCCCAAATTGTCCGGTTTGCTGCATTTGTTACGGTGTTAGCCGTGTTATTGGGATATGTGGTCTATCACAGAACCTCCCCTAATGCCACGGCATACACAACTGTCTCACCTCAAAAACAGCAAGCCCAGACGGTCACAAATTTGGAAAATTATTTTGTGAATTACCGCATGCACCGAGATCGCGTGATGACCGAAGAAATTGCCACCTTGAAAGCCTTGATCAGTAATCCCTCTATATCGCAGTCAGCCAAAGACGAAGCCACGGCGACCATGGTTCGGGATACGCAAGAATTAAAAGAAGAAACACAAGCCGAAGGTCTGTTATCCGCTCGCGGGTTTCCCTTGAGTGCTGTGACCATCACCCAAAATAAAGCGGTGGTCGTCATCGGAGCCACTAATCTCAATTCCGAGCAAATTGGGCGGATCGCCGATACCATTACCGAAGTCACGAGTTTACCGCCTCAAGATGTGGTGATTCTTCCGAAATCCTAAATGAGTAAAAAGGAGCGCATGACGCGCTCCTTTTCATTATGTTCTATTGTGATGAGCCATCGGCTACACCGTTATACCGTTAAAACGTTAAGACTTTGTAGCCTTCTAAAATCTTATGAGCGACTTCTTCGCCACCCCGCACTACTTTTGCTTCAAACATTTGGTCCATGGTTAATCCGAGATTTTCTAAAGAATTTTCACATACAGCAATTTCAATTCCAGCTTCTTTCATGGCTTGAAGTTGTTGGCCAAATTGCGGGGAATTCTTTTGGTTGGAACGGAGAATTTCAATACCCGGGCCAAGCGCCAAGAATTCTACAGGCATTTGTCCAAATTTGCGCATCATCAAGGTCATTTGTAAGACGGCATTGGCGCGGACAAAAGCTTCTTTACCTGTTGTTAAGACGACAAGGGTTGGTTGCTTATTTTCCATCATGCGACTCCTCCTTTTTGTAGATCATTATGAACAATTTCAGCATACCACAAATTGGTCCCTATCATGTTTCAGATTATAAACACCGTGCTTTCACCAAATGATAAGGCAAGCCAGAATACCAAACATAGAAAGAGGCACAAAAAAGGCATGGAGTGGGCGTCGACAGAGTCTAGACAATCCTGAATGATTGTGGTCTAGTAATGAAAGAGAATCGGAGGTGTCATCTTGTTTAACAAAATTTTAGTCGCTAACCGGGGCGAAATAGCCATCCGGGTAATGCGTGCTGCTCGGGAACTCGGTATCAAGACAGTAGCAGTCTATTCGGATGCCGATAAAGAGGCCACGCATGTCAAATATGCGGACGAAGCCTTTCCTATTGGACCGGCTCCATCCAATTTAAGCTACTTACATATTCCGAATATTATTAATGCCGCGGTACAAACTGGGGCGGAAGCTATCCATCCGGGTTACGGATTTTTGTCCGAGAATCATCATTTTGCTGCTGTGTGCCAGACATGGGGCATTAAATTCATCGGACCCCCAGCCGATGCCATCGAGAAAATGGGAATCAAAGCTCAAGCCCGGCAAATGATGATGGAGGCGGGGGTCCCCGTTGTTCCGGGGACGGCAGGCACAGTGGAAAATATTGACGAGGCGAAGCGGATTGCCGAGGAAATTGGTTATCCTGTAATGGTGAAGGCGTCATTCGGCGGCGGAGGACGGGGCATACGAGTTGTCGAATCGCCAAATGAATTGGAAGAAGCATTGGAACGCGCCAGCCGCGAGGCAAAATCAGCCTTTGGGCAGGGAGATGTGTATATCGAAAAATACTTGCGGCAACCCCGTCACATTGAAATCCAAGTGCTTGCCGATAACTATGGGCATGTGGTTACGTTAGGTGAACGGGAGTCGTCATTGCAGCGGCGGCGGCAAAAAGTTTTGGAAGAAGCGCCTTCTGTAGCCATGACCCCAGAATTGCGAGCCAAAATGAGTGAAGCTGCCGTTCGTGCCGCCCAAGCCGTGAACTATACGAGTGCGGGAACATTAGAATTTTTATTGGATGAAAATGGGCATTTTTACTTTATGGAGATGAATACGCGGGTCCAAGTGGAGCATGCCTGTACCGAAATGATTACGGGCATCGATATTGTAAAGGAACAAATTCGCGTGGCCGCGGGCCTACCCTTGTCGATCACACAAGATGATGTGGAACTCAGGGGCTGGGCTATTGAATGTCGTATAAATGCGGAAGACCCGGCTAATCAATTTCGCCCGAGCCCCGGCAAGGTCACGGTATGGCAGGAGCCAGGTGGGCCCTGGGTGCGCGTGGATTCGGGGGCGGAACCCGGCTATCAAGTTCAACCCTTTTATGATTCCCTGTTGGCCAAAATTGTGACCTGGGGTCGTACCCGTGACGAAGCGATTGAACGCATGCGGCGGGCGCTGAGTGAATTCCATATCGAAGGGGTCAAGACGACGTTGGACCTCCACAAACAACTGATGAACGATGAGGAATTCTGTGCGGGTCGCATTCATACCAATTTCCTGGCTGAGCGCATCAAAGGCGCGTAAACGCCGACATGCGTAGTGGAAAGATCTCGACAATGGATTTGGTGCAGTCCACAAGAGGGGAGGACATATCATGGCAGACACGGCCCAGGAGATTAAAACCATACCCAGTGTGCGCATTGCCAATGAAGTGATAGCAGTGATTGCTGGGATTGCGGCCTCAGAGGTAGATGGCGTAGCGGCAATGAGCGGCGGACTAACCGGGGGCATTACGGAAATGTTGGGAAAAAAAGCCGCTAGTCGTGGCGTCAAATTAGAAGTGAAGGATAACCGAGTGAGTCTTGATCTGTATGTGGTGGTCCAATATGGCGCAAAAATTCCAGAGGTTGCGTCGCGTATTCAAGACCGAGTGAAAGAGCAAGTGGAATTGATGACTGGACTCACCGTTTCGGATGTGAATATTCATGTCCAAGGCGTCTCGTTTGCCTCCACGGAAGATAATTCCTCTGGAAGCCCAGCGAGTTCAGAATCTTAAACGATCCATAAAGGGGGAAAGGTAATGGCTCGACATCATGCACGGGAAATGGCTTTACGCGTATTATTTGAACATGATTTAGCCCATACCGAGCCAGGTGTCTTGGTGGCACGTCTTCAAGGGCAAGATCCGGATGACCGGCAATTTGCAGAATCTATCGTGCATGGTGTGTTAATGCATCAAGATCAGATTGATGAAATCATTGCCCAATCCTCTGTGGATTGGCGCATTCAACGTATGCCGACGATTGACCGGAATGTTCTGCGTATTGCTGTTTATGAGCTTTTATATGAACCCAAGACTCCGATTTCGGTCATTATTGCAGAAGCTTTAGAGTTAGCCGGTGCCTATAGTACCGATGAGGCCAAACGGTTTGTCAATGGCGTCTTATCTACTGCATCCAAAACCGTTCGTCCGCAGGGAGATGTCGATCGGCCATTGGCTGATGAGAAGACGCACAAGGAGAATCCACAGATTAAGGATGACCCAGTCAATTCGTGATTGTGTTATTGGTTTGGATACCAGTGCCTATACCACCTCGGTCGCGGCAGTGACCGCGGAGCATGTTATCTTTCAACAACGGCAACTGCTGAAAGTACCGCCATCGCAACGGGGATTACGTCCCTCGGAGGCGGTTTTTGAACATGTCCAAAATATGCCAGTTCTCATTGAGAAATTGGTGCAAGCGATCACGGCGTATTCTATTCGTGGCATCTGTGTTTCCGAAAAACCCAGGCCTCTGCCCACGTCTTATCTACCACCCTTTAGTGTGGGAGTGAGTTTTGCCCGATCACTGGCTTATGTATACGGTGTGCCTTTATGGTTATCCACCCATCAAGAGGGACACATTCAAGCGGCCTTGTGGAGCATCGGGCACGAGGAATGGACGAGTTTCTCAGCGCTGCATATTTCGGGGGGCACGACGGAATTGTTGCAAGTCCGCCGGCAAGATTCCGGCCATTTTTTGATTCAACGCATCGGGAGCACCGATGATCTGTACGCGGGCCAACTCGTTGATCGTGTGGGCGTGATGCTGGGTTTGCCCTTTCCAGCGGGCCCCCACCTGCAAGCCTTGGCTCAACACGCTACAGAGCCTCTCATGTTGACCGTCCCCCGCGTTTGGCATGATGGAACGGAGTGGAAAACCAGTTTTTCCGGCCCAGAAACTCAAGCTCGCAGGGCCTATGAGCAAGGAGTTGCCGGCGCGAATGTGGCACGGGGAGTCGAATTGGTATTGGCACGTGCCTTAGCGAGGTTGATTGAGCGCGCCGTCCATGTTTGGCCGTTGGTTGTGGTGGGAGGGGTGGCTGCGAATGAAACCCTTCGCCACGAACTCATCCGACATAGCTCTCACCCCGAAGAAATTTTCTTTGCAACTCCCGATCTCAGTCGGGATAATGCAGTGGGTATCGCCCGTATTGGATACCAGCTTTTTAGCAGCTAAATAAAATTCGAGACCATTGCATGAAGCACTTCATTGCGTAATTCAGGGGCGTATTAGCGGCATCGTCGTCGAAAATAGAACCGGATTTTTCATTTACGGGAATTTAAGGATATCATCAAGGTAGTTAAGAGATGTCGGCATGACGCGAAGAACTCATAGAGAGGACGAAATAATAATGGCAACTGCCCAGCTCTTAGATGGGAAACGAACGGCTCAGATTATCCGCGAAGAGCTAGCCAAGAAGATTGAGGAGCATTATGAACGCACGATGCTAAGACCAGGATTAGCGGTAGTGCTAGTCGGAGATGATCCGGCGTCGAAAATTTACGTGCGAAATAAGCACCGGGCGAGTACACAAGTTGGGATGGACTCTCGTCAAATCATTCTTCCAGCACATTCGACGACAAGCCAGGTCTTGGAAACCATTGAAATGTTAAACCAAGATCCGAGTATCCATGGGATTTTATTGCAGCTGCCCGTGCCTAGGCATATAGATGCTCAAGTTATTCTTCGCCACTTAGATCCACGCAAAGATGTTGACGGTCTCACGCCGACTAATATGGGCCGACTTATGGCAGGTCAAAGTGGGTTAAGACCCTGTACACCCCTTGGAATCATTGAGTTGTTAGACCGCTACCATGTGCCTTTAGAGGGCCAACGCGTGGTCGTTATTGGCCGTTCGCAATTGGTGGGCCGTCCTTTAGCCCTTATGTTCGTGGAACGCAACGCTACCGTCACTATCGTGCATTCGAAGACACCAAATGCGTGGGACATTACCCGGGAAGCAGATATTGTCGTGGCCGCGGTGGGACATGCCCATTTGGTGCAGCCTAACTGGATTAAACCAGGGGCCACTGTGATTGATGTGGGGATTAACCGCACTGAGAGCGGGATTGTTGGAGATGTGGATTTTGATTCGGTTGCCGCCATGGCTTCACGGATTACTCCTGTGCCCGGAGGCATTGGACCCATGACAATCGCTATGCTCCTCAGTAATACGTGGCAAGCCTTTCAGGAAACGGTTGGATCATGACAGAAAGTGTGTTGAGTGTCCACGAACTAGTGCAAGGTATTAGAAAGCTCGTGGAAAACGTTCCGGAATGGCAACGCCTATGGGTCCAAGGAGAATTGTCGGGGGTTAAACATCATAGTTCGGGGCACTGGTACTTTATATTGAAAGATGATCAGGCTCAAATCCGGGGCGTGATGTTTCGGCGCGATGCCGTTTCCTTAACGAAACCCTTGGTTGACGGCATGTCCGTATTGGTCTATGGACGCATCGGCGTCTTTGAACGAGATGGGCAAACCCAACTGTATGCCAGTGTGATTCAAGACTTGGGAGCGGGAGCCCAGTTTCAAAAGCTCGAGGCGTTAAAACAAAAACTCTATCAGGAAGGGTTGTTTTCCCGTCCCAAACGTCCCATTCCCAAATTACCGCGGGCGATCGGTGTGATTACCTCGGGAACGGGAGCGGCCCGATATGATATTGAAACTGTCATCAACCGCCGTTTTCCGGGCATGCCTGTGTGGTTATTCCCGGTTCTTGTCCAAGGTCAAGATGCGCCCCGGGCCATTGTAGAGGCCTTGCAAAAGGCTTTTCGGACGCCGATTAGTGTGTTAATTATTGGCCGGGGAGGCGGTTCAAAAGAAGATTTAATGGCTTTTAATGATGAGATGGTGGTGCGCACGGTGGCTAAGTCACCTATGCCTGTAATATCTGCGGTCGGTCATGAAATTGATACCACCCTAGTCGATTTAGTGGCTGATTTGCGGGCACCGACTCCATCAGCGGCCGCTGAATTGGCGGTGCCGGAGAAAGGCCGTCTTATGGAATGGATTGATCAGCTCAATGAAAGGGTGTATCAAGCCTTAAGCCGCCGTTTGGAATGGGAACGTACCCGCATTGAAGGGTGGACAACTCACGGCATCCTGGCCGATAGCTCCCGGCTTATCATTACACGTCGCGACCTTTTAGATCGCCTAGATGAACGCCGAGATCGGGCTTTTGAGCGGATGGTTCAGTCGTTACGATTGCATGTCGAAAAACTGGCAGCGTCTTTAGCCGCTATGAACCCCTCGGCCGTATTGCGCCGTGGTTATACTTATGTGTTAGATGAATCTGGTAATACAATTGGCAAAGAAGACGTTCGTCAAGGGCAGCGATATGAGGTACACTGGTATAATGGGAGCTATTGGATGAGATCTGAGACACCGGGGAAAGAGGAAGATGCGTGATTGAGGAAAACGAACTTGACCAATTTGAAAACATCATTGTCCGGCTCGAAGAAATTGTCCGTCAGCTAGAGGGAGGCAGGCTCTCTCTCAAAGAAAGCCTGGTTATGTATCAAGAAGCCAGAGTTCTCAGTGAGAAAGCCAACCTTCTGCTAAATCAAGCTGAAAGCTTACTGAAACCAAAGGCTGAGGCATAACGTGGACATAGGAAAATGGCTTGAAGAAACCCGGGCGATAATCGAACAGTGGATTCGCGAGGATGATATTGCTCGTCAAGCAGCACCTGGCACTGTTGAAGAAGTCATGCGCTATTCACTGCTTGCGGGAGGAAAAAGGTTACGGCCTCAACTCGTCATGGCCAGTACAGTGTATTTGGGGTTACCCCAGGACACCTTTCGTGATGTAGCCTTAGCGGTTGAATATATTCATACCTATTCGTTAATTCATGACGATCTGCCGGCCATGGATAATGACGACTTGCGGCGTGGGCAGCCAACAGCCCATAAAATGTTTCCAGAAGCCATGGCTATCTTGTCGGGCGACGCGCTGTTGACTGAGGCTTTTGTAAAAATGAGCCAAATGCAAAACGCTAAGGCGGAAGACGTATTAAATGCCATTACCTATTTATCGGTAGCCGTGGGACGACAAGGCTTAATCAAGGGACAAGTGATGGATTTAGCGGCTGAGCATCATGATGTGGAATTG is a window encoding:
- a CDS encoding DsrE family protein; the encoded protein is MMENKQPTLVVLTTGKEAFVRANAVLQMTLMMRKFGQMPVEFLALGPGIEILRSNQKNSPQFGQQLQAMKEAGIEIAVCENSLENLGLTMDQMFEAKVVRGGEEVAHKILEGYKVLTF
- the xseA gene encoding exodeoxyribonuclease VII large subunit — its product is MTESVLSVHELVQGIRKLVENVPEWQRLWVQGELSGVKHHSSGHWYFILKDDQAQIRGVMFRRDAVSLTKPLVDGMSVLVYGRIGVFERDGQTQLYASVIQDLGAGAQFQKLEALKQKLYQEGLFSRPKRPIPKLPRAIGVITSGTGAARYDIETVINRRFPGMPVWLFPVLVQGQDAPRAIVEALQKAFRTPISVLIIGRGGGSKEDLMAFNDEMVVRTVAKSPMPVISAVGHEIDTTLVDLVADLRAPTPSAAAELAVPEKGRLMEWIDQLNERVYQALSRRLEWERTRIEGWTTHGILADSSRLIITRRDLLDRLDERRDRAFERMVQSLRLHVEKLAASLAAMNPSAVLRRGYTYVLDESGNTIGKEDVRQGQRYEVHWYNGSYWMRSETPGKEEDA
- a CDS encoding Asp23/Gls24 family envelope stress response protein, whose protein sequence is MADTAQEIKTIPSVRIANEVIAVIAGIAASEVDGVAAMSGGLTGGITEMLGKKAASRGVKLEVKDNRVSLDLYVVVQYGAKIPEVASRIQDRVKEQVELMTGLTVSDVNIHVQGVSFASTEDNSSGSPASSES
- a CDS encoding SpoIIIAH-like family protein, giving the protein MNRPQIVRFAAFVTVLAVLLGYVVYHRTSPNATAYTTVSPQKQQAQTVTNLENYFVNYRMHRDRVMTEEIATLKALISNPSISQSAKDEATATMVRDTQELKEETQAEGLLSARGFPLSAVTITQNKAVVVIGATNLNSEQIGRIADTITEVTSLPPQDVVILPKS
- the nusB gene encoding transcription antitermination factor NusB, coding for MARHHAREMALRVLFEHDLAHTEPGVLVARLQGQDPDDRQFAESIVHGVLMHQDQIDEIIAQSSVDWRIQRMPTIDRNVLRIAVYELLYEPKTPISVIIAEALELAGAYSTDEAKRFVNGVLSTASKTVRPQGDVDRPLADEKTHKENPQIKDDPVNS
- a CDS encoding polyprenyl synthetase family protein, which translates into the protein MDIGKWLEETRAIIEQWIREDDIARQAAPGTVEEVMRYSLLAGGKRLRPQLVMASTVYLGLPQDTFRDVALAVEYIHTYSLIHDDLPAMDNDDLRRGQPTAHKMFPEAMAILSGDALLTEAFVKMSQMQNAKAEDVLNAITYLSVAVGRQGLIKGQVMDLAAEHHDVELAELQTIHRNKTGALFQAALVIPALLTGNHARQKALSVYGEHFGLAFQIVDDILNVVGKRELLGKNVGTDSERGKATYPRLVGIEQARRLADDHRIRAKIAIGSEPGAEILRNLIDFAVDRQW
- the spoIIIAE gene encoding stage III sporulation protein AE encodes the protein MLKRLWIWIVAMGMIAGLSPAVYAQGIDTLVQHQAQSVNTQSLDHQISQLVNPYPQIHIPTVSEMASDLLHHKNPFPLKTLLSAMGQAIAGDLAQEGRVLGVIFLLSVLAAILARLTQSIDGAGRIAELSEMVVVSALILIALHAFGVALSMVHHLLTDVVHLMEALIPLLVVLMAGSGAVASAGIFHPVMMLTVNLVAVLTRSWVLPLVLLATIVDLVGHWLPNFSLKNLALLLRQTGLTLLGGLMTLFLGVMAVEGSAGSVADGVTLRTGKFLANTFVPVVGKAFSDAMEAVLGSSMLLKNAVSVVGALTIIVLVAFPLIKLFIMMVLYRLGAAATEPLGVSGVNKTLETMATAAGWLLAITGSVALMFFLMITVVVTASNGVGL
- the folD gene encoding bifunctional methylenetetrahydrofolate dehydrogenase/methenyltetrahydrofolate cyclohydrolase FolD, whose amino-acid sequence is MATAQLLDGKRTAQIIREELAKKIEEHYERTMLRPGLAVVLVGDDPASKIYVRNKHRASTQVGMDSRQIILPAHSTTSQVLETIEMLNQDPSIHGILLQLPVPRHIDAQVILRHLDPRKDVDGLTPTNMGRLMAGQSGLRPCTPLGIIELLDRYHVPLEGQRVVVIGRSQLVGRPLALMFVERNATVTIVHSKTPNAWDITREADIVVAAVGHAHLVQPNWIKPGATVIDVGINRTESGIVGDVDFDSVAAMASRITPVPGGIGPMTIAMLLSNTWQAFQETVGS
- the accC gene encoding acetyl-CoA carboxylase biotin carboxylase subunit, producing the protein MFNKILVANRGEIAIRVMRAARELGIKTVAVYSDADKEATHVKYADEAFPIGPAPSNLSYLHIPNIINAAVQTGAEAIHPGYGFLSENHHFAAVCQTWGIKFIGPPADAIEKMGIKAQARQMMMEAGVPVVPGTAGTVENIDEAKRIAEEIGYPVMVKASFGGGGRGIRVVESPNELEEALERASREAKSAFGQGDVYIEKYLRQPRHIEIQVLADNYGHVVTLGERESSLQRRRQKVLEEAPSVAMTPELRAKMSEAAVRAAQAVNYTSAGTLEFLLDENGHFYFMEMNTRVQVEHACTEMITGIDIVKEQIRVAAGLPLSITQDDVELRGWAIECRINAEDPANQFRPSPGKVTVWQEPGGPWVRVDSGAEPGYQVQPFYDSLLAKIVTWGRTRDEAIERMRRALSEFHIEGVKTTLDLHKQLMNDEEFCAGRIHTNFLAERIKGA
- the xseB gene encoding exodeoxyribonuclease VII small subunit, which produces MIEENELDQFENIIVRLEEIVRQLEGGRLSLKESLVMYQEARVLSEKANLLLNQAESLLKPKAEA
- a CDS encoding stage III sporulation protein AF; amino-acid sequence: MMALIGHWVKSLIIIVLLGNLAEFILPKGDLKKYAGLIVGLVLLLAMVSPIWSLMHQLQHSSAPSALLGPGTGANFTALVQQEQLAQAEAMVMSYPQVISCQLTRSSPLHYQALVKTSAPLATHTLSQYVQDALAITTGESASSLHVQLIVVNPALKRTVTQIKP